Part of the Oncorhynchus kisutch isolate 150728-3 linkage group LG2, Okis_V2, whole genome shotgun sequence genome, gccaccagaggtctcttcacagtccccaagtccacaTTATATATATGATGTGGTAGTAGAGGCCTGACGGAACACACTTAAtatgttatgaatgtattgtaatgtttttaaaatgtataactatcttaattttgctggaccccagcagcagctaatgtggatccatacTAATCCATACAAAACAAAACTCGGAAAAAACGAGTTCCGATTGGGAAAAAtatttttgaacggtcatccaactcggaattccaggTCGGGAACTCGGGCCACTTTTTACAGCTCCGACtttcgacctgaagatcactgacgtcaggATTTTAACACGTTTTTTTTCTTCCGGGtgcccagttgtcttgaaagcaccatgagcCTCAGGTTTAATTTATCATTGACACGGTATCATAATGACGTCACAGCACTGCAGCACGTGAACTGTAGGCTACGCTTATGCAACTAAATATATGCAATTAATATATACTTCTTTGTCAATCTGGATGTAGGCCTATCAGcctatttattgtatttttttgcaCCTTGGGTCTGAAAAAAGCACTataaattaaatgtattattattattgttattataggTTTAGCCAAGGGCTACTTATGAGATCAATATGGTCCATGTCTGATCATTAATGGGATAACTTCATTAGATTCAAAAGTGATCCTCACAGATGGAAAACGTAGGCTATTCCATCATATTCTCATCGATCAGTTGCTGTTTGTGTGTTATACTTATTGGCATATGCATTTTTAGAGGTATTATAATGGAATGTGTGTATGATGGATTGGCTATTATTGTGAAGGAAATCAAATGTAAAAAGTTATAAGTAAAAAGGCAAGCAATAATGCACCTGGCACTTGAGTGCAAAAAAATATTCCTGTAATTGTTATAAAATCAACTCACAATAAGAATAAGCCGTTTTGGAACAATTTAAgcataaaataaaacaattacatGTTACTGTACATTAAGTAAACAGAACACAAACAACAGTGGCAGCAAATGTAATTTATCAAGTTTTGTGTAAAATTATTAACATGATTTTGGCACCTGTTGTCCAACCTCATAGtcacaaaaaatacaaatattctgtACATCAGTTGAccacctttaaaaaaatatttaaaaatgtatcCTTCCAAACAAAGTTGAATCTTAAAAGTTAACACAATCTTAGTTTGAGAcattttttatattcaaatgattTCTGGATtctttggggaaatgtaccatgGACCTCCAGCCATGTACTTACATCATCTTTAGGAATGGAAAACTcattctgtctccccccccccccccccgccccacacacacactgggtggtTTGTCCCATCAGAGGTTCCTACAGCAGGGCTTCTTCTCTTCAGGGTCGCCTGCAACTCTGGGGACGGGGCTGGCCAGAGACACGGCACTAATGGACCCCCGGGTCACCTCTTTACTGCTCACCTTCCTGTGGATCTCTGATGGAATAGGCACAGGGATACAGTATGaaatctggtgcaacaaacagtGACAAAAAACGTTGACCACAAACTGCCAGTGACACAACTGCTtacacaaaacaataaacgtggcacAAACATTTTGTTCTGCAATGCCAACTTTCCACTCAGTTTTCCGGATGAATTACTGAGCATTGATTGCGCTACTATTACACCAAAAAAACAAGGTTAGCTAGAGagctaaaaacaaacaaatcgaTAATAGGGTTGGTACTGTAAATATATAAAGTAAATTACCTCCAAGGACATTTTGGAATGCTGTCTCAACATTTGTGGACTCCAAGGCTGATGTCTCTAAGAACAATAGGCCATTCTTTTCTGCAAAGAGCAAGAGAGGTAGTGTTAGAGTATTTTGTCATAATTTAGGTTTGTCAAATTTGGGGTGAACTAGTGACTCAAGCCCAGTGCTTGACATGGACTAAAATAGACtctggtactcattttgggtgccggtactgtttatatttacagTAGGTGCAGGAGCTCAACAATACCTTGGAGCTAATATTCTATttgaggaacaggagctcaagcagtagaacatttgaggtgccggtactcagctcccaagtcaagcactgctcaAGCCTTGGACCAATAGGTTTTGACCAATAAAGTCTATTGGCCGATTGGCTGTTGTGAATATTAGTATATTAGCAATGCAAAACCACAATTCACTATATAAGGGAACAACATTTTGAAGTTATATGCTTTGTGTTTATCCTAGGATATATTCATTGTGCCTGGCAGCTGTACCTGCAAAGTCCTTCGCCTCCTCAGTGGGCACCGATCGCTCTGACCCCAGATCAGTTTTGTTGCCCACCAGCATGACTACGATGTGAGGGTCTGCATGATCATAGAGCTCCTTAAGCCAGCGCTCCACACTCTCATAGGTCAGATGCTTGGTGATGTCATAGACCAGTAGCGCTCCGACAGCTCCTCTATAATAACTAGGTAGAAAATATGAAAGCAAAAGAGGTGATGAGAAGTCAACACCTTACCAATAACCGGATGTTTATAGTCATAttgatacagtatgtgatgggtgATGCCTCTGAGTATCCATATCCCATTTTTCTCTTGAAATGCCATGTAGGCCTCCATAGTATGATACATGATTGAACCGACAAAAGATTTATAATATTCTAATAGACTTGTTTTTGATTACAGAAAGGCATTTCTAGGGAAGCAAATGTGCATGAGGGAATTATTCAGTCAAGTAATTACTAAACTCTGGACAGAGAATAACTAATCCTGCAGTGGTATAACATATCCTCAGATTTGTCTGTCATTAAATTGAATGGACACagttttattgttttgaaacgtgTTTCCATGCCATTAACCCTTCCAGAGTCTTTACAAAATAACAAGTCAGGAATTTCTTAAGTCAGAGAAGAAACATGTTTGAGTCTGGATGTTTATTGAGTATGTCCAGCCAAATGGATATTTAGACCAAAATGCACAAGTAGTAAATGACTGGAACAGTGAACCTGCTGTTTGTTCCTCCAGGCTATCTGGGAAAAATGTGAAACCAGTGCCTGTCCATGTGGAGTGTTTGGGCCTATAATACCACCCAAGATGCCCACACAATAGTGAGAAATgatccctttgtgtgtgtgtgtgtgtgtgtgtgtgtacgtgggtcCACAGTTTCACCCAGAGTACTCACGCGGAGGTGATGGCCCTGTACCGCTCCAGCCCAGCCGTGTCCCAGATTTGAGCCTTGATGATGAGACTTTTCAGTTGAATTGTGCGTGTGCTGAACTCCACCCCGATGGTGGTGCGGCTGTCGTGGTTGAACTCGTTCTTGGTGAAGCGGGAGAGCAGGTTACTCTTGCCAACACCGGACTCACCTATCAGAACCACTGGAGAagaaagaagggggagaggaggcatTAGTTCTAGTGCACCAGAAATATGTTTTAATATGTGCTTTACATCCCCAGTGAGTCCCCATTATGCTAATGAATGGTATGTCTATCATCTAGAAAGGGGACTAGGCGTGTTTCATCCTACGCATAGAACACTTTATTTTGCCATAGTGCAGATGCACAACAGTATCAGGCGTAGAACCTCAAGGTGCCATTTCAGGgcacaacacatatggaattacaATAATGAGAGTAAGTAATGGTTTTTACACACAAAACAATTCTTCAATGTATctttttttactgttctaatcTCACTCATGCCATCCCATTGATTAATACCAACTCATAACTACAATAAGGCTGCTCCCTGAACTTCATGCACATAGTGTAACTCTTAGGTGAGGCCTAGGTGTGTCCTCAAACAGCCCACTCAATTTCACTAACCCTACCCTACATCCTCAGTCTTAGTCTGCTGCTCATTGTTCCCATTATATCATTAGGACTCTCTTCACAATGGTGTTCTATGACAGAAACAGCACCACACCCGTGCAAATGGTTAGTTGGCTAATTATGTTAAGTGAGGAATGTAGAACAAACCATCTGAGAAGTAGCATCAAAACCATGGCTCAGGTGTCTTTAAAATGAATTATCATGCTTGTTCGTGTTAATTATAATCCAGCAAATGGGAGCTAATATGTTATTTTTACGCTGTGTAGGTTAAGAGATAAGAggtatgtagtatatacagtgatgAGGGGTCAGTTGTTGAAGAGAACCAAAGGAGAACCAGAGAGGAAGGGATTTATTGCATTGCTCTTGGGGAATTTCCTGTAATGAAACAGGCCTTCAAAAGAGGAAACAACTAAAAGAATCTGATGGTACAGTTTACGCTGATACTTCCCTATAACTATCTTGCTGTGAGCAATCAGTCTACTGAGTCCAAACAGAAGAGGTACAAGGAGCAATGAAGTCCCCTTGTATGTTTCAGTGACTCATGTCTTTGCTTCTAGAGTGTGAGCAGCTGACTCAGAAAGCCAGCCGTGGCTTACTTGACAAACATATAGGAAAATATGACCACGTCACAATGACACCATGATTTCAACACAGCCGACTGAGCCAAACACCAATTCCTGCTTTACTCTCAACCATGAGAATGTGAGCTGAACCAAGATAGACATCCAAGTTCCATGACGCACCAGCAAGGAAGATCTAAGAAATAAGTACCCAGGAAACCAAGAATGTGAAAAAGAGCAGTGTGCAGAAGGTTAAAAAAAGAGCAACATGTTTATTTAGTACAGTCACCTAATACATATTCTATTTATTGCCCTCCAAACCACAAGTGGGGATAAGATtttgtaacttttatttaactaggcaggtcagttaagaacaaaatcttatttacaatgacggcctaggaacagtgggttaactgccttgttcaggggcagaacgacagattcttaccttgtcagctcagggattcaatctaggaaccttttggttactggcccaactctaaccactaggctacctgctgccccaaataTGCAAGTATATGCAAGTATTGATTATCTTCCCAGCATGCTGATTTATGCTACAGAGCTTTAAACAGGCAATACCTTATTTGTCAAAAGCAAAAATGTTGGAGTCATCATGTTCCCAGATTTACATAATAAAGCAACTATCCAGTTTCTGGTCTCCGAACCCAGGTTAGATTTAAACTGAGGTGTAAAGCAACAGGAAAGAATGGTTATGATGTTCTACTTTGGTTTGTTTTGGGTAATTGTTCACTCCATTGGTAGATCATTGTTCTGCTTTTAGTAGGTGAGATGAAAATGTGGCCATTTCCCCTCCCATACTCAGTAACCTCTTATGCAAACAATACCCCTGGTTTCCATGGCAAATAGGACAAGAGGCCGTGAAGCACTCTACTGGCCTGGTTTGACTTTATTCTGAGGAAAAAGGGGATTAAGTCAATTGCAAAAAACTCCCCCTCATGTAATAATAATTCAGTTTTACTTCAATTGATTTATGACTGAGCAGTTCCCTCAGTGTATTTACACACAAAATATGCATTTACTTTTAGACAATCAAAGG contains:
- the LOC109908720 gene encoding ras-related protein Rab-25-like, which translates into the protein MGSDEAYNFVFKVVLIGESGVGKSNLLSRFTKNEFNHDSRTTIGVEFSTRTIQLKSLIIKAQIWDTAGLERYRAITSAYYRGAVGALLVYDITKHLTYESVERWLKELYDHADPHIVVMLVGNKTDLGSERSVPTEEAKDFAEKNGLLFLETSALESTNVETAFQNVLGEIHRKVSSKEVTRGSISAVSLASPVPRVAGDPEEKKPCCRNL